CACTGGCAGCTGCACAAGACCGGCGCCGACCACTACCGCGCCTGCGAGCGGCGGGGCGAGCGCATGCCCGTCTGCGTGGCGCTGGGCGGGCCGCCGTCGCTGACGTACGCCGCGACGGCGCCGCTGCCGCCGGAGATCGACGAGTCGATGTTCGCGGGCTTCCTGCAGGGCGCCCCGATCGCCTGGACGAAGGCGCTCACCTGCGACCTGGAGGTGCCGGCCGAGGCCGACTTCGTCATCGAGGGCTACGTCGACCCCGGCGAGCGCCGCCGCGAGGGGCCGTTCGGCGACCACACCGGCTTCTACACGCTGCCCGAGGAGTTCCCGGTCTTCCACGTGACGGCCATCACCTCGCGCCGCGACCCCGTCTACCCGGCGACCATCGTGGGCGTCCCGCCCATGGAGGACAAGTGGCTGGGCTGGGCCACCGAGCGCCTGTTCCTGCCGCTGATGCAGAAGCCGCTGCCCGAGGTCGTCGACTACCACCTGCCGCCGGAGGCCTGCTTCCACAACCTGGCCATCGTGGCGATCCGCAAGCAGTACCCGGGTCACGCCCGCAAGGTCTGCCACGCGCTGTGGGGCATGGGCCAGATGATGTTCTGCAAGACCATCGTGGTGGTCGACGCGGACGTCGACGTCCACGACCCGCGCGAGGTCCTGTGGCGCGTCACCAACTCCATCGACCCCAAGCGCGACACGTTCTTCGTCGAGGGCCCCGTCGACCACCTCGACCACGCCGTCAACGTCCAGTTCCTGGGCGGCAAGATGGGGATCGACGCCACCGCGAAGTGGGAGGGCGAGGACGGCTTCCGGCGCGAGTGGCCGCCGATCGTGCGCATGGACGACGCGGTCCGCAGCGACGTCGCGGAGCGCTGGCGCGACCTGCTGGCGCTGGCGGGGCGGCGGCAGTGAGCGGAGCGCCGGACCTCGAGCACGTCCACGCGCGCGGCCGCGACGGCGTCGTGCGCGACCCCGCCGCCCACGACCGCGCCGTGCGGGCGATGTTCGCGCGGATCGCGCGCGTCTACGACTTCATGAACCACGCCCTGAGCTTCAACCGCGACCGCGCCTGGCGGCGCGACCTGGTGCGCGCGCTGGATCCCGGCACCGACCTGCTGGTGGACCTGTGCGCGGGCACCGGCGACCTCGGGCTCGCGGCCCTGCGCGGCGGCCGCTGCCGCCGGGTCGTGGCCGCCGACTTCACGCCGGCGATGGTGGCGGCCGGTCGGGGCAAGGGCCTCGGCGGGGTGATCCCCGCCGTCGCCGCCGACGCCCAGGACCTGCCGCTGCGCGACGGCTGCGCCGACGCGGTCGCCGTCGGCTTCGGCGTGCGCAACCTGGCCGACCTGCGCCGCGGCCTGGCCGAGATGCGCCGCGTCCTGAAGCCGGGCGGCCGCCTGCTGGTGCTGGACTTCTTCCGCGACGACCCGGCCGCCGTCGGCCCGGGCCGCGGCGCCGCCCGGCCCCTGCGCCGCGCCCTGGACCTGGCGCTGCCGTCGGCGGGCCGGCTGCTCGGCCGCGACCGCGCCGCCTACGCCTACCTCGCCGACAGCCGGGACCGCTTCGTGACCCCGGCGGAATTCGCGGCGCTGCTCGATGAATTCGGCTTCCGGGACGTCCTGGTGCGACGTCAGACCTTCGGCATCGCCCACCTGATCGGCGGGCGGCTCGACGCCGACGCCTGAGGGGAGAATCATGGACCGCGACACGATCCCGCCGCCCCCGTTCCCGCTGCCCCCGATCACCGTCGCTTGGACCGGAGCCAGCGGCCTGGTCTACGGCGGGCGCCTGGTGGAGGTCCTGCTGGACGCCGGCCGCGACGTGGCGCTGCTGCGCAGCGACGCCGTCGAGCAGACGGCGG
The DNA window shown above is from bacterium and carries:
- a CDS encoding ubiquinone/menaquinone biosynthesis methyltransferase, with the protein product MSGAPDLEHVHARGRDGVVRDPAAHDRAVRAMFARIARVYDFMNHALSFNRDRAWRRDLVRALDPGTDLLVDLCAGTGDLGLAALRGGRCRRVVAADFTPAMVAAGRGKGLGGVIPAVAADAQDLPLRDGCADAVAVGFGVRNLADLRRGLAEMRRVLKPGGRLLVLDFFRDDPAAVGPGRGAARPLRRALDLALPSAGRLLGRDRAAYAYLADSRDRFVTPAEFAALLDEFGFRDVLVRRQTFGIAHLIGGRLDADA
- a CDS encoding menaquinone biosynthesis decarboxylase, which translates into the protein MAELPARNLKAFITLLEQAGDLVRVREPVDPVLEAGEIADRFVKAGEGPALLFEDPRPGRWSERAGRTARAATADGRPVPLAMNLFASRRRMAWALGCESLEEAVARVREPLELAPPEGLWEKLKLLGKARDWSAGMPRSVAGGPCQEVVVRGEELDRRGILDLMPVLTTWPQDGGPFITLPLVVTRNPETGRRNIGMYRMQVYDGRTTGMHWQLHKTGADHYRACERRGERMPVCVALGGPPSLTYAATAPLPPEIDESMFAGFLQGAPIAWTKALTCDLEVPAEADFVIEGYVDPGERRREGPFGDHTGFYTLPEEFPVFHVTAITSRRDPVYPATIVGVPPMEDKWLGWATERLFLPLMQKPLPEVVDYHLPPEACFHNLAIVAIRKQYPGHARKVCHALWGMGQMMFCKTIVVVDADVDVHDPREVLWRVTNSIDPKRDTFFVEGPVDHLDHAVNVQFLGGKMGIDATAKWEGEDGFRREWPPIVRMDDAVRSDVAERWRDLLALAGRRQ